tatatatatatatatatatatatatatatatatatatatatatatatatatatatatatatatggaagatCTAAAATGATAATAGCTGCAATTTGAACCAATTGAACCAGATAAAGAAAATGCATGAAATAATAGGCAATAAGAAAATTTATTAATGATTAAACCTTGTAGAAGTATTTCTTTCGTAGTTTAATGGCAGTGCGTATGCATCTCTTAACTCTAATCTTCAGCATATTATCATTGAATATCTGCATAACAAGTGAATCAATATTAAAAAAAGTGGCACATATCATGTGTAAGGCACAAAAAGTAACAAAAGTTAGCTACGAGAACATGTGTAAATCACATATTGCTTATGAAACTAAATACAATCCACATTATTTAAACAGATTTAAGGAACTAAAAATAAAGTGATGAttaaaaaatatacatacagatcCTTAGTTtaaaaaaaggggggggggggggggggggggggggggggggggggggggggtggggttAGTCCACCTGCCTTTATTAAATCATCAATTGAACGAGTTTCTCTCATGATCTTATGGCGGTTCAGAATAAGAATTGCTGCAACACAGAAAATGGGTAATTCATCatcaccattaccattaccatttcttgatgatgatgatgatgatgatgatgatgatgatgatattatagtGCATATCTGAAAACTCTGATTTTTTGACCACAGGCTCTTTGTCAACCCAcaaaaaggatgatgatgatgatgatggtttgatGTCGATTTTATTCCATTGCTTCCGGAATTTGACCGCTCAGTTGAGCCACCCTTTGAAACActagtattttcattattattatcaacaataatAATTTCCTCCCTCCTCTTAGCTGTTGTAGTAGTTGATTCAGAGTCCTGCGGGATCTGTAGAACCAGAAGTTCCGGACAACTATTCTCTAGATTCAAGGCTAGAAATTCATCAAAGTCAGCAGCCCACATCATCTGCTACAACAAAATTCAAACCAAGTAGGAATaataattttcaagcttaaaatctaGCCATAGCCAGTATCATAACAAGAAAAATAAAAACCAAATGGAATTAATTTTCTAACACTACAATTCCTTCCCTTTTTTTCATTTGTTATCTGACTACTGAAAATCAAACTTCTCCACACACAACGTATAGGTTGTAACTCGTAATTAGTCCAATAAATATATATGTGTCATCCCCGTTTTAGTGTTAAATATTATACCCATCATACGTAGCGCTGACGTTATCTTATTTAGTGTTTAATTTTGTCAATGTAACAAAAAGTGAGCAAACCCCCAGATTATCTTAAAGCATCTCTACGTTTCTTTCTTACAATTTAGCAGAAGCTGTTAACAAGCGCTGGATTGAAATCAGCTGTTAACAAGAGCTGGATTTTGGGATTTCACTGAACTCGGGGTCTAacggttattatatatatatatatatatatatatatatatatatatatatatatatatatatatatatatatatatatagtcgtaggatcaagaaggaagtacccattcggggggaagcgggggaagcaaaaacttttttttttttttcgttttttgaaaaaactttattcacgaacattatagatgagatgaaaatatgaacatttagtagagacactttgtgataaatgtttttattttggcgggaaaacgctcgaagaagtaatatataacaattatcgtgtttttcgagcgtattttgaggttttagctattggggtttagatattagggtttatagggtttagaaatttagggtttagggtttagatttagggtttacatttaggatttagattgagtttttaacacgaacggtttagagtttagggtttagggtttggtgttttgggtttatggaataaacccaaaacaccaaaccctaaaccctaaaccctaaaccgtaaactctaaatcgggctaaattttacttcacaaaacatgaaaaaaaaaccttcatattcttcacgaacaatattatcttgaatgttatttttgtcgatcgttttcccgcctaaataataacattcatcacgaagtgtctcttctaaatgttcatattttcgtgtgatcttgatgccggaaaaaaaaaatttcaaaaaaaacgaaattttttttttttttgcttccccccgcttccccccgattggttacttccccattgaccctgcccctatatatatatatatatatatatatatatatatatatatatatatatatatatatatatataggggcacgatccatggataagcttaaaaggagtacaaacgggataagcaaaataaaatttttttttttttgaattttttttacattcataaatctgcattaaaatgcacctctaatcaatttttttcataaaaaaaaaaaagttcaaaatctttcaaaaatcgatgatgaatggtaaaattaaccattcatcgggttaatttatcattcatcttgtttacgatgaatgataaaattaatcaatgctaaaaaaaaaccagatgaatggttaaattaaccatttatCTGCTTTTTTtaacattgattaattttatcattcatcgcgaacaaaaagaatgataaattaaccagatgaatggttaattttaccatttatcaacaatttttaccattcatcatcgatgtttaccattcatcatcgattttcgaacgattttgttaaaaaactttttaaaattttttcgttttcttctatttgcatattaaaggatcgtttttttaaataaaaaaaaatttgaaattttacttatccagtttgtaccccatttagtgcttatccatggattagtccactatatatatatatatatatatatatatatatatatatatatatatatatatatatatatatatatatatatatatatatatatataggggcaggatcaatggggaagtaaccaagcggggggaagcaaaaaaaaataaaaatttcattttttttgaaattttttttttccggcatcaagatcacacgaaaatatgaacatttagaagagacacttcgtgatgaatgttattatttaggcgggaaaacgatcgacaaaaataacattcaagataatattgttcgtgaagaatatgaaggtttttttttcatgttttgtgaagtaaaacaccaaaccctaaaccctaaatcctaaactctaaaccgttcgtgttaaaaactcaatctaaatcctaaatctaaaccctaaatctaaaccctaaatcctaaatttctaaaccctaatatctaaaccctataaaccctaatatctaaaccctaatatctaaaccccaatagctaaaacctcaaaatacgctcgaaaaacacgataattgttatatattacttcttcgagcgttttcccgccaaaataaaaacatttatcacaaagtttctctactaaatgttcatattttcatctcatctataatattcgtgaataaagttttttcaaaaaacgaaaaaaaaaaagtttttgcttccccccgcttccccccgaatggttacttccctcttgatcctaccactatatatatatatatatatatatatatatatatatatatatatatatatatatatatatatatatatatatatatatatatatatatatatgtatgcatattaTTAGGAGTTCTTCATAAGTTGTCATTTGGAGGATGTTCTAAATAAAGATAGAATAGAATATGACATGCTTAATTTATGTCTCATGGTCAACACATATCCGCTTAATCaatcaatataatataataaatggcACTAAGCATCACTTTAGGTATATTAGATTCTTTTTAGTTAGTATTAAGGTTCCTGTACGTCatatcattttatatattaatagcatTCAGGTGAATGATTCAAATAAGCAAATACACAATTATAGCCACGCGTGGTTTCAGCCACAATATACCATATGATAATTAATAATTTGATATAATTCCTAGTTGTGAACAAAGATAAACAAAAGATTTATCTTGTATTCCTCATCTCGATATAATAAGTTGTACACTATGCCGACTTTTAGAAGAAATATGAGGGGTAACCGAAAGGTCTAACAAGAATCTTCTAGAACAAagtacttaaaataaataaacatTCATTCATGTATGTATTCTTTAAAGTACTTATAACTAGTCAAACAATCAATCAATAAAACGTACCTCCCACATGCAAAGAACGTCAGTGAAAGATAACTCCCTGCGGAAGAGTACTAGAAGCATCCGGAAGGCAAAATGAAGGCTTTCAGCACCTATTTGTGATAAGTGACCAAACATATCCCTGTCTACATGTTCTAATATATGCCAAAGTGCCTCCAGTTGCTTCATCACACCTGTTGTTCCTTCCATCTTAAAATTTTCATGCTGGATTCGAATTCGATGGATGGATTCACACACACAAAAAACAAATTAAACACACaagtattatttattaattaaacacACTAAAAAAAGTGAAGTTTAGATATACCATCCTCCTTAGAAGCATTTCAAAGCACCAAAAAGCATCAGCATCATCCTCAAAGAGTACAATAAAAGGAGATAACAGATCACTCATGCCTGCAATCAGAATTGCGTTATTTAATACTTAAAGAGAATGTATGTATCTTCTAGAAAAAGCAATTAAGAAGATGGGAGAAACAAGTAGTTAGTTAGTTAGTAGTTAATACCTTGACAATATCCTGTTGCAGGATCAACCCACGCATAAACAGCAAGAATATCCGACATCCGAGCTAAATTTTTTGTATCCTCATAAAATTCCAGATGGCTATCTGTTCTGACAACATCAACAACTGGCCAAAGAAAACAAAAGAAGCAATAACTACCTATTACAGTATATTAAAAAAACAACCAAGGGTGGCTATTTTGTCAATTGTACTTACGAATTGATAGATTGGGTTTGTGTTTAATCTTTAACAGGTGAAATGAGTCAAAAAAAAATTAAGTAGCTTATAAGAAAATGGGTCATATATTTAAACCATATAATTAAATTAACTAAAGAAAATCGGATTCAAATATTAGAAGTTTTTGTAATGATACGCCAACTAATTAAAtagaatccttttttttttttttgaagtatatTATTGCGTTAGCTGACCCAACACAATTTGGCACACCAACCATTCATAATAAATTTTACAAAGTGTATTGTATCACCACCCATTCTGACCCGTTAATCGACCCACCTGACCCGACCCATCCATTTTGCCATCAGTAGGAGAAACATAATGAGATCGAGGGATGGAATAAAAATCAACATTTCTATGTCTAATGATATACCACTAGAGCATTAACCACCTATTTGGTGTAGAGTCCAAAGCCACTCAGATACTCTGTCATTACTCATTGAAGATCTTCCATGGGATTTCACTGGGTCCACAGCAACAGGGATTTCACCTACATTCGTCTTTTTTTGTATGTCAACCTTTTCTAATTCAAAGTCCAAATGACTAGAAGACGTAGCTACTTCAGTTCTGGAGTTGTTAATACACGtagaagaattgttagatgacgaAACAACATCCATTACTAGATCTACGTTGTCATTAATCTGAAAGTCATACACatgatcatcttcttcttcaaaccTTAGCTTACGCCTTGTAAAAagtctttcatcatcatcatcatcatcatcatcatgtgttTTATTATTACATTCATCGTTTTCATCTATAGCACTCTTTTCAAATAGATTGGTAACTGGTAAAGGAGGAAAATCATAGTAACTGGAAGTTCTGTATTGTGATCCATCATCCCCTTCACTTGTTGATTTTGGATAATTGTCACTGCACGGAGTACAAGAAGAAACAGAATACGAATCATCAAAATCGACGCTTTCTCTTCGAGGATGTGCAGCACATGAAGTTTGATTACAAATATCATCATCTAATCTTTCAGAAACGTCATAATTTACTTGTTGAGGTTTACTTCTCTCATCTTCTTCTTTAGCCATTGTTGTCCTCATATCCATGACTTTTGACCCCACAACATAGGCCAGGGAACCAGTACCTATGCTAGAATGCATTGATTGACATTGCTTAATAAGATCTCTATACCGTTCCCTGCATTTGAATTTTGAAGTTTCTATCAAAAAAAATGAAATGGTTGCTCTATCAGATAGTAAAAAAATACATTCATAAACAGACACACATCTATATAATAATATCCTAGTGTGATTATGGAACCGTGAGACGGTTTTAAGATCAAGACGGTTCTAAGATCAAGTGTGAAAAATCACTGACCAAGTTTATTacaatatagaaaaaaaaaaccaGACAAAATAAGAATAGATATGCTTAGCATCTTAAAACCCCCAATGTCTCGATACTCATCAGAAACAACGAACTATTCCAACCAATTTTTTATTGACATGCAATCAATATGTGACACAAAAGGCCCAGAAAAGCTGGTAGTTGGTAGCAAACAACATATTAGTGATCAAAGAAAAAAATAAACAAAGTTGTCACTATAATGAGCATTAAGATGAGCAAGTAAAACGTTAATAgacataaaaaaaataaagcacTTGGTGAAAAGGGTAAGACCTCCTTGCAGTCCGTAACCTTGTCCTGTAATCTGCAGTACTACTCAAACTATAACACCCCAGAAGGAATTCCCACACTTCAGGCCTTATAGATGGATCTACCCCCTGCACCACAGATATTATTCAAAAGCATTAGcacataaaataataaataataaataataataataataaaatataattactatttatatatatatatatatatatatatatatatatatatatatatatatatatatatatatatatatatatatatatatatatatatttgggcaggatcaatggagaagtaaccaatctataatgttcgtgaacaaagttttttcaaaaaacgaaaaaaaaaaaaaaaaagtttttgcttccccctgcttccccccggaatggttacttccctcttgttgttttcccgcctaaataataacattcatcacgaagtgtctcttctaaatgttcatattttcgtgtgatcttgatgccggaaaaaaaaattccaaaaaaaacgaaaaaaaaaaaaaattttgcttcccccgattggttacttccccattgatcctgcccatatatatatatatatatatatatatatatatatatatatatatatatatatatatatatatatatatatatatatatatatataaataaataaaaaatatcttACCCCCAACATAATCAATTTCAGTGCTTTCTGAAAACCAGAAACTTTTCCATCAGTATCAAATGTTGTTTGCCACTTCTCTGGTTTAAGCATTTTATTAATCTGTTCAAGATACATGAGAGAGAGAAAAAATCAGATGCTCAATCATGAATAGCAATTGAACTGCAACCATTAAAAATATAATCTTTAACCAATGACCAAAGTTGAATGATAATTATTAGCAGATGGATACTTCACCACTTGAGAATCTTAGATTTTCATAACAAACGTAATGCTTCCTTATAGAAGGGCCATAACCAAAAAAGCTGAAATAAAAatgctattatttttttttttttattcctcATCATGCAAATCACCTATATTTCCTTGCTAACTATTGAATGTCTATAGAACGGCCATAAGTAGAAAACGTTATATAGATCATCAATACTTCCACCAGTACTTGTAAAGCACTCAGTTTTTTATGGAGATGCATTACAtaaaagaaagaaagtatatatgATTCATCAAACCAAAACTGCTCTTTAAGAGGTGGTTTGGATAACCAATTGGCTTATTGTGTTAGGAAAAACACAATTTAGCTCTTTTAGGTCATTGAATGGAAGATGCTCTGTGTTGTAATTAAGCTAGGAAGGAGGAGTGTTGGATATAAGACACTAAGAGCTTATTGATAAATTGCCCTAAACACCCTCTGAGTGTCTATGTCTGACCCTAACAGGCCCTTTTATAACCCTACATTCAATCAACGGCTAAATTACTCAAAATCATCCTCTCAAAGACTTGATAGATTTTCTCTACCTCATTCATACATGGATAAGCACTTAAGCTGAGATCTAAAAAATTACTCGATCACAAAACGCATGAGGAACTTCATAACTTGTAACAACATTACTTTTTGACAAACTCGGTATCCTTGTTTTTCACGTTATGAGGATTTTAAGAGGATTAGAATTGGGAAAGGGCATGTTTAGAATCTTACAGTAATAACAACCTTTATAGGTGACTGATGAACACAAGGCTCCCCAATATCGCGAACCATTGAACTGACTTTTTGCAAATTCACCGTACCACTTTTTCCACACATCCATTGTTTGTGATCTCCGTCAAAAGACATCACTGATAATCTCAAAATGCTCACTACTCCTCCTGTAATATCTAGTAATCAAGTCAAAGTCCTTTTAACACACCAAACCGCATTCGAACACCACATTAGTATACATCACCATaaaaagataatatatatatatatatacatatatatatatatacatatatatatatacatatatatatatatatatatatatatatatatatatatatatatatatatatatatatatatatatatatatatatatatatatatatataagtgaggtCATAAAAATAATCCTAAACAGTTACATTGTTAGATGATCATCAGTGGTGATATCGCTTGATTCTAATATATAGAAATTGGCATGCTTCACATTGCAATTGGACAGTTAATTTTGGGGAGGGGGAGCAAAGCGTAGTAATGAAGGGATCATGAAACCCTAGTATTAGACAATAGATCAAAAAGGCCTAATTTTAAAGTGAAATAGAGCGAACTAATTGACAAACAGTTACATTGTTAGATGATCATCAGTGGTGATATCGCCTGATTCTAATTAACAAATTAACAAACAGATATTAAAATAGATAGATATGTATAAGATAAGATATACCTGAAGATGAGTTAAGTTGAAAATCAGAGATCGATGTAGCAGCTCGTCTCCATCAACTCAACAACACAACCACAGTTCGTTTCTTGCGGTTTTGCCTAGATATTGTTTTCCCTTTTTTTTAACATTAGTTTTGTTCTAAAAAAAAAAGATGAAGTTGCAACTTGTAACCAAACCTAATCAaattttctattttctattttcaataaaataaaacaaatataaatataGGAGACATGATAAAtgcggaagtaaccaatcgggtatGCGGGGGAagcaacttttttttttcgtttttttagaattttttttcccggcatcaagatcacacgaaaatatgaacatttagaaaagacacttcgtgatgaatattattatttaggcgagaaaacgatcgacaaaaataacattcaagataatattgttcgtgaagaatgtgaacattttttttcttcatgttttgtgaagtaaaatttattccgatttagagtttaggtttagggtttagggtttagggtttggtattttgggtttattccataaacccaacacaccaaaccctaaaccctaaactctaaacagtTCGTTTTAAaacctcaatctaaatcctaaatctaaaccctaaaccctaaactctaaaccgttcgttttaaaaactcaatctaaatcctaaatctaaaccctaaaccctaaatttctaaaccctaatatctaaaccctataaaccctaatatctaaaacctcaacatacgctcgaaaaacacgataattgttatatattacttcttcgaacgttttcccgccaaaaaaaaaaacatttatcacaaagtgtctttattaaatgttcatcttTTCATCCAATCTAAAATGTTCGTGAACAGAGTTtaatcaaaaaacgaaaaaaaaaaattgcttccccccactTTCCCCGATTGGTTGCTTCCCCCTTGATCCTGccactataaatataaataaataaaatatgaaatagagAAATATTTATTTAAATCCTTAATTTAAGTTGAGAATTAAGTGATAAATCTCCGTCCTTAGATCAATTGCAGATGATTTCTCAATCTAAGAACAAAGCCCTCGTGTTTCTCAATATAACCTGAGTTCAAAATCATGAATTTAAACAAAAACCTAAGCTTCGTGAACATCCAGATTCGATTAACATCATGATTTGATCATGAATTCAATTAACTTGTGAAAACATCTGATCCATAACAGCGTCCAAATCCAGAATCAATGATGAATATTAGCGGTTTTAAGGATGAACACCGAAAATCAAAGTTTAGATCTAGGACGTTTTGAAAGATGAAATGTAATACCCTCAACTAGACCTAGTAGTAATTGACCTTTTTGCCCTTGTGTGTGAATTGTTAGTTAATAGTGTATCTTATAGGTTACACGCATAAAAGCATTATTTTTATATGGAAGAAATGTTCGAAACGCATAAAAGACAGCAGTAACAACCATTTTTTATTAAACAGTCGTCCAGTGTTCTACGATTGCACCAGGCCGCCCAgcatcatgcgtaagccctgaagacagcttctatgcttaagcccttaaaTAAGCGCGTAAGTAGCACACATGCCATGTCAGCGCCAAGCCCAAGTCGGTTATGGATATTTCGTATAATTGAATCAACCAGCATCTGACACGTCTATCAGAAAATTACAGAAGATCTATGCTTATAAATAGACCTCATGGGTCACCACATTACAGAGTTCATTCACTTGTGGCAGAGAACACATTTTATCTCTCACacagtactttctcactctaggACTTCACCGCTTAGCAACAACACGCTAGACGGACCACTTTACAGTTTGGTCCCGGAAGATTAATAAGGCCACCGCACGAAGAACTCGTCCgtgatccgggtctgcagggatttatCCCGAGgaaaaacatcaatcggcaacatatCCCACCACGCTGAGTAGTTCTAGTTTTGTAATGGTATATATTAGCCGCTAGCTGGAAACAGTACCAACATATGGCGCCATCCGCTTCAAAGAACATCAAAAACACTAAGAATGCAAAGACAAATGACATGTCTTCAACACGGATCCCACTAGAACCAATCAATGAACCCCTCGTTGAGAACATACTGTAAAGACtcgtcccaatccatctggacgaatacaataacatatgattacatcgcgaggtatttgacctctatatgatacattttataaacattgcattcgtttttaaaagacaacatttcattacatcgaaaattgataggtgtaacatcccgcgtttttccgttaaatttattttaacaccgtcttttttttta
This genomic window from Rutidosis leptorrhynchoides isolate AG116_Rl617_1_P2 chromosome 2, CSIRO_AGI_Rlap_v1, whole genome shotgun sequence contains:
- the LOC139891789 gene encoding rab GTPase-activating protein 22-like isoform X3 — translated: MSFDGDHKQWMCGKSGTVNLQKVSSMVRDIGEPCVHQSPIKVVITINKMLKPEKWQTTFDTDGKVSGFQKALKLIMLGGVDPSIRPEVWEFLLGCYSLSSTADYRTRLRTARRERYRDLIKQCQSMHSSIGTGSLAYVVGSKVMDMRTTMAKEEDERSKPQQVNYDVSERLDDDICNQTSCAAHPRRESVDFDDSYSVSSCTPCSDNYPKSTSEGDDGSQYRTSSYYDFPPLPVTNLFEKSAIDENDECNNKTHDDDDDDDDERLFTRRKLRFEEEDDHVTEVATSSSHLDFELEKVDIQKKTNVGEIPVAVDPVKSHGRSSMSNDRVSEWLWTLHQIVVDVVRTDSHLEFYEDTKNLARMSDILAVYAWVDPATGYCQGMSDLLSPFIVLFEDDADAFWCFEMLLRRMHENFKMEGTTGVMKQLEALWHILEHVDRDMFGHLSQIGAESLHFAFRMLLVLFRRELSFTDVLCMWEMMWAADFDEFLALNLENSCPELLVLQIPQDSESTTTTAKRREEIIIVDNNNENTSVSKGGSTERSNSGSNGIKSTSNHHHHHHPFCGLTKSLWSKNQSFQICTIISSSSSSSSSSSSRNGNGNGDDELPIFCVAAILILNRHKIMRETRSIDDLIKIFNDNMLKIRVKRCIRTAIKLRKKYFYKLIKNRSPAAGYGD
- the LOC139891789 gene encoding rab GTPase-activating protein 22-like isoform X1, with the protein product MSFDGDHKQWMCGKSGTVNLQKVSSMVRDIGEPCVHQSPIKVVITINKMLKPEKWQTTFDTDGKVSGFQKALKLIMLGGVDPSIRPEVWEFLLGCYSLSSTADYRTRLRTARRERYRDLIKQCQSMHSSIGTGSLAYVVGSKVMDMRTTMAKEEDERSKPQQVNYDVSERLDDDICNQTSCAAHPRRESVDFDDSYSVSSCTPCSDNYPKSTSEGDDGSQYRTSSYYDFPPLPVTNLFEKSAIDENDECNNKTHDDDDDDDDERLFTRRKLRFEEEDDHVYDFQINDNVDLVMDVVSSSNNSSTCINNSRTEVATSSSHLDFELEKVDIQKKTNVGEIPVAVDPVKSHGRSSMSNDRVSEWLWTLHQIVVDVVRTDSHLEFYEDTKNLARMSDILAVYAWVDPATGYCQGMSDLLSPFIVLFEDDADAFWCFEMLLRRMHENFKMEGTTGVMKQLEALWHILEHVDRDMFGHLSQIGAESLHFAFRMLLVLFRRELSFTDVLCMWEMMWAADFDEFLALNLENSCPELLVLQIPQDSESTTTTAKRREEIIIVDNNNENTSVSKGGSTERSNSGSNGIKSTSNHHHHHHPFCGLTKSLWSKNQSFQICTIISSSSSSSSSSSSRNGNGNGDDELPIFCVAAILILNRHKIMRETRSIDDLIKIFNDNMLKIRVKRCIRTAIKLRKKYFYKLIKNRSPAAGYGD
- the LOC139891789 gene encoding rab GTPase-activating protein 22-like isoform X2; protein product: MSFDGDHKQWMCGKSGTVNLQKVSSMVRDIGEPCVHQSPIKINKMLKPEKWQTTFDTDGKVSGFQKALKLIMLGGVDPSIRPEVWEFLLGCYSLSSTADYRTRLRTARRERYRDLIKQCQSMHSSIGTGSLAYVVGSKVMDMRTTMAKEEDERSKPQQVNYDVSERLDDDICNQTSCAAHPRRESVDFDDSYSVSSCTPCSDNYPKSTSEGDDGSQYRTSSYYDFPPLPVTNLFEKSAIDENDECNNKTHDDDDDDDDERLFTRRKLRFEEEDDHVYDFQINDNVDLVMDVVSSSNNSSTCINNSRTEVATSSSHLDFELEKVDIQKKTNVGEIPVAVDPVKSHGRSSMSNDRVSEWLWTLHQIVVDVVRTDSHLEFYEDTKNLARMSDILAVYAWVDPATGYCQGMSDLLSPFIVLFEDDADAFWCFEMLLRRMHENFKMEGTTGVMKQLEALWHILEHVDRDMFGHLSQIGAESLHFAFRMLLVLFRRELSFTDVLCMWEMMWAADFDEFLALNLENSCPELLVLQIPQDSESTTTTAKRREEIIIVDNNNENTSVSKGGSTERSNSGSNGIKSTSNHHHHHHPFCGLTKSLWSKNQSFQICTIISSSSSSSSSSSSRNGNGNGDDELPIFCVAAILILNRHKIMRETRSIDDLIKIFNDNMLKIRVKRCIRTAIKLRKKYFYKLIKNRSPAAGYGD